Genomic DNA from Hymenobacter jejuensis:
GCAAATACGTTATTATCATTCACGGAGGCGCTGTTCAAACCGATCCCTCGACCATTCCGCCCGAGAAGGAAGCCAAGCTGAAGGCAGGGCTGGCGCAAGCGCTGCACGCCGGCTGGGAAATTCTGCACAAAGGCGGCAGCGCACTGGATGCGGTGGAGGCTGCGGTGCGCGCCATGGAGGACAACGAAGATTTCAATGCCGGCCGCGGCGGGATGTTTACCCTCAACGGGGAAGTCGAAACGGAAGCCTCTATCATGGACGGTGCCACCTTACAAGGCGGCGCCGTGAGCTGCGTTAAGCTGGTAAAAAACCCCATTAGCCTGGCGCGGGCGGTGATGGAAAAATGCAAGCATACCTTTCTGACGGCCGAAGGAGCCCAGGAATTTGCGCTGGCCCAAGGGCTGCCGTTGGAAGCGCCTCACTACTTCAAAACCGAGCCGCAGCGCCAAGAATGGATGGAAATCCTGCAAGAGCAAGCGGTAGAGCACGCCGACCGCCACGACACGGTCGGGGCCGTGGCTTTGGATCAGGAAGGGAACTTGGCCGTGGCTACTTCAACCGGCGGCATCGAAGGCAAGCTCAAGGGCCGCGTCGGCGATAGCTGCATTTACGGCGGTGGCACCTACGCCAACAACGAAGTGTGCGCGGCCTCGTGCACCGGCGACGGCGAAATCATCATGCTCGGCGCGTTAGCCCATGAGGTGTACGCCCTGTGCAAATACAAAGACCTACCCATTGCAGAGGCCGTCCGGGAAGCAATCAGTATGTACGCCGACAAGCTGGAAGGCGACCGCGGCATCATCGCCCTCGACCCGCAAGGCAACTTCGCCCTAGAATCGAACACCAACGTCATGCGCCGCGCTTACCGCATCAATGATGAAGAGCCGTTCGTGGACATTTGGATGGATAAGAAGGCCTGAACCCCAGGCCCAGCGGGATTTTAGGCCAACTTCAACTCATTCATATAATTATCTTATAATCAGTTATTTAACAAAAAAGCCCTTGCTTGCGCAAAGGCTTTTTTGTTAGGCTGAACAGACTGCAAATTTCTCGAAATCGAAAATCCATTCGAATTCGTGGATCAGACCGAAACGTTGTATTCCCGCAAGGCATCATTCAACGAAGTCTTCAAATCGGTGCTGGGCTTGCGCTGACCGATGATCAGGGCGCAGGGCACATGATATTCGCCGGCCGGGAACTGCTTGGGCAAGCTACCCGGAATGACTACCGAACGCGCGGGTACGTAACCGCGGTATTCTTTTGGCTCTGAACCCGTTACATCGATGATGCGGGTGCTGCCGGTAATGGTTACGCCGGCACCAATTACCGCTTCTTTGCCCACGCGGCACCCTTCCACCAAAATGCTACGGGAGCCGATAAAAGCGCCGTCTTCGATGATAACGGGCGCCGCCTGCACAGGCTCTAGTACGCCGCCCAAGCCTACGCCGCCGCTCAGGTGCACCCCCGAACCTACTTGGGCGCACGAGCCCACCGTAGCCCACGTATCGACCATCGTGCCCTCTCCTACCCAAGCGCCAATGTTCACGTAGCTGGGCATCATGATAACGCCGGGGGCCAAGTATGCGCCATAGCGGGCCGTAGCCGGTGGCACCACGCGGACGCCTTGTGCTTCGTAACCGGTCTTGAGGCGCATTTTGTCGCGGTACTCAAAGGGCTTCAGCTCAATGGTTTCCATCTGCTGAATGGGGAAATAGAGGATGACGGCTTTCTTCACCCAGTCATTTACTTTCCACTCGTCGGCGTCGGTGGCGCCGGGTTCGGCTACGCGGAGGCGGCCTTTGTCGAGCTCTTCAATGACGGCGTGAATGGCGTCGGTGGTGGCGGCTTGTTGCAGCAGGCTGCGGTCGGCCCAGGCAGCTTCGATGGTAGCTTGCAGGTTGTTCATGGCAACTGTATTCGGCAAAATGTGAGGAGCAAAACTAGCACGTTTTCGCTCGGAGTTGCTAGACTAGGGCAGCATCCAAATAAGAGAGTATAGACGGACGTAGCGCAGCAAGGAGGGCACTGCGAAGGTTCCGCATTTGGAAGTAGCAACCACAAAAAAGCCCCAAGCACAGGGCTTGAGGCTTTTTTTTAAGTTTCGTCAATACGTAGTTAGACTCAGCTCACCACGCGAACGCGCACGGCAGGCGAAACCAGCTGCTGGCCGTCTTCTAGGGTAAGCACGAAGTAAAACTGCAGTTGGTTGGGGTTGGTGGGGTCAGTGGCCACAGTGGCCGGCACTAACCCGGTAACGGTATTGCCTACGCGTTTGGTAAAGGCCGTGTAGGTAGCCAAATCAGATGTGAAAGTGATCTGGTTGGAGCCATTGCCGGCAATCGGCGTCAGGGTTTTGGTAGTGGCGTTGTAGTTGTAAGCCGAGGCATCGATGCCTAGATACGCCAAACCACTGGTTCCCACAGTTATCCTGCTGATTTCCTTGATCTTACCCTTATTGGCAGGTATTTCCAAAACGATTTTGAACGTGCCCGCCCCGTTGTTGTAAGGCGCCGTCACGATGGCATACCGTTCAAAAAATTCTTGGTTGGCAACTGTGACCGGTATGTCGGCTACGCTGTCTTCCAGCGGTGACAAGCTGTTGTCGCCGTAGTCCTTTTTACAGGAAATCACGCCCAGCGAGAGCAGCATAAGCATCAGAAAATGTATGAGTTGCTTTTTCATCTAGGTAGCACAAGTTGAAGTACAAAAATCACGACCTACTTGGTGGCCCACCATACCGGCACCGTAGTGAGCGGCTGCGGCGTGGGAATGTTCTGCGAGTTGGCCGCAATTTCCGCGTTTGGGTAATACAGACGCGACGGGATCTCCGTGGGGCTTTCCGAGCTGGCATTGGTAGCGAGCGGTAACCGCGGGAAGCCCGTGCGCCGATAATCGTTATAGGCCTCGTAGCCGTTGCCAACCCAGGCAATCCATTTCTGGGTGATGATCTGGTTGAGCTTGCGCGTGTCGGAGCCAGCCAGGGTCACAATCTTGGGGTTGTCGGCGAAGTACTTGGTGATATCCGCAGCGGCGACGCCTGCTTTGGTCATAGAGGCAGTGATTCCTTCTTGAAAGTACCGCTGGGCGTTGACGTTATCTTGCAGCGACAGGTAATATTCGGCCAGAATAAAGGCTCGCTGGAAGTTCGTTACAATCCGCACCGGGGCTTCGCCGCTAGCTCCTACCACGTAGGGTGCGTAGCGTGAGCGATTGGTGCGAATGGGAGCTGCCGCCGGGTTACCGTTTACGAAGCCCGTAAAAAAGCCGAAGGGAGTAGACGTGGCCGTGGTGTTGGTGGGAGCAGCTACGGGCCCGGGCGTAGAAGTGAAAAACAAAGGCAAACGAGGGTCTTTGTTCACGTTCAACGAATCCAGAAAACGCTGACTCAGCATCTGATCATCAGGGCGCGTTACATAGTTGTAGGCATAGAAAGGATTTTGGTTGCCTACTGTAGTACCGAAAGCCACCTGAAAATCTTCGGCGTTTGACGAGATATAAGCCGTGGCGCCTTTCGCTAGCACTTCTGCAATTACTTTATTGGCAAACGCCGGATCCTTCTTGCTGATGGTGTTGGCGAACTTTAGCAGCAACGTATTGCCGAACTTTTTCCAGTTGGCGATCACTCCTTTGTAGATCACGTCATCAGCAGCCGGCTTCAGTACGCTGGCCTTGTCCAAATCGGCCAAGCCTTCGCGCACCAGGTCAAAGAGGCTTTGGATGCCCAGTGAGGAGTTGCCTTCATAGATATCCTGCTGCTTGTCGAAACGCGGTTGTAGGTTTCCGCTCTGGCCTTGTAGGGCTTGCGAGTAAGGAATGTCGCCCCATAAGTCGGTGGTAAAGGCAAAGTTGTACGCCTTCAGCAACTTAGCAATGCCAGCGTACTGCGGGCTGGCTTCTTGGGTGGCAATGATGATCTGCTGCGAATTGGTTAGGGCACCGCCGTAGAGCTCTAGGTTCCATTGGTTGTCGTAGTTGCCCCGCAGCAAGTAGGTGTCGTAGCTTCGGGGTTGGTTTGCGATGCCCGCCGTGTGCTGGATCAGCAGCTCGGTTACCCGTCCCAGATCGTTGCCAACGGCAAAGCCCGTTGTGATTTCAGCACCCGTGAGCAGGACAGAAGGCGGCACTACCAAAGGGCGGTTGGGATCGGTATTTACATCCAGGAATTCATCCTTTTTACACGCCACCGCAGCCAACGCCAGCACAGCGCCCAAGCAGTATCGGATTATAAGTAATTGCTTCATATATCGTTGATTGACAATTCATTAGAAAGTAAACCGAATGTTGGCGCCGTACGTGCGGGCATTTGGCGGACCTTGTAGATCCAGGCCGCGAATGTTGCCGGCACCTTGCGTGTTCAGCTCGGGGTCAAAATTGGCGTTGGGCGCGTAGTAGAACAGATTGCGCCCCGTCAGCGACACGCCGATTTGGCCAAACGGCAAGTTCGTTAGCAAGCTTTTCGGCAAGTCATACCCCAGCGACACTTCACGCAAACGGTACACCGTAGCATCGTACACGTTCAGGTCACTTTGCAAACCAAACGCCTGCCAATAGCTCTGGGCGTCAATCTGAATGTTGTTGGGCCGGTAGGTACCGTCGCCGTTGGCAATTACGCCCGGAATGATGCGGGGCAGTTCCCGGTTCTTGCCCGTTTCGGCCAGCGCCCCCGCCGATCGGTAGAAGCCATTGGTGAACGACAGCACATCGCCTCCTTGACGCGTATCAACTAAGAAAGAAAAGTTGATGCCGCGATACGAGAAGGTATTGGTGATGCCGCCCTGCCATTTGATGTTGGGGTTGGCAATTACTTCATTCTGGATATCAGCTACAAACAAGCCCGTACGGCCGTCGATGATGTATTGTCCGTCGGGCGTGCGAGCTTTTTTACCGCCTACAATCACGCCGTAGGGCTGGCCCTCCACGATGAACGGTAAGCTGCCGATAAAACCAGAGCCGTTGATGCGCGCGCGGGTGATGCCCGGTGCCAAGCGCACCACTTTGTTGCGGTTGCGGGTGTAGTTTGCCGTCACATCCCAGCGGAAGTTATCGGTGCGGAAGGGAGTAATGGTCATCAACCCTTCAAATCCTTTGTTGTCGAGGCGGCCTACGTTGTCGTAGTGCTGGGTGAAGCCTGACGTAGCAGGCACCGTAACCGGCACAATTTGGTTGTCGCTGATGGAATAATAGTAAGTCAGGTCAAACGTCAGGCGGTTGTTGAAGAAGCCTAAGTTCACACCGCCCTCATAGGACCTGGTAAATTCCGGCTTCAAGTTGGGGTTGCCCAGAATGGTGCTGATGGCAAAGCCACCGGCCCCGTTGAGCGGGAAGCTAACGCTGGCTACGTTGTTACCGACCGAAGTCACGTTGTAGTAAGTCTCCAACGCATACGGATCGGCGTCGCGGCCCACCTTGGCAATGTTGGCGCGAATCTTACCGTACGAGAAGAAGTCGTTGGAAATCTTAAACGCATCGGAGAACACAAACCCTGCGGTAGCCGAGGGGAAGAAATAGGTATTCTTTTTCTTGGGCAATGTCGACGATTGGTCAATGCGGCCCGTCACGTCCACGAAGAGGTAATTGTTGTAGGCCAGAGACAGCTGGGTGTAATAACCGAGCAGGCGCTGGAGCGAGGAAGTTTCCCGGGTACCATTCGAAAATACAGCCCCTACGGAAGTGTTCTCAAACCCTGGCACCAAAATGTTATCTGCCTGCGCACTGATGGTCTGGAAACGGCGCTGGTTGATGTTCTGGCCCAGTAACAAATTGGCACTGAGCCCATTAACCAATACCCGCTCTTTCTTCAACGTAATGAGCAAGTCTCCGTTAATTTCGCTGCGGAAGATGGATTGATCAAGCACCTGCCCCGTGGGAAGACGCGCGGCCCCGACGGCATACACCTGCTTACGACGGTCGGTGTACGTATCCAGACCGGCGCGGTAGGCTACGTTCAGCCACGGAGCAAACTCGTAGCTCAAGTTGGCCACGTTGATAAAGCGCGTCAGGTTACTTGTGGTTGGGTTGTTGGCGAGGTTCCACCGGGGGTTGTCAAGGCCCGAGAAGAACACGCTGCGGTTCGTAACCGGATCAGCATACGGAAGCCCCATCAGATCGTAGCTGCGCGGCACGCTCACCAGCGTACCAAAAGCGCTGCTGCCGTTGCCCACCAGCGGCCCTAATTGATTGGTAGATATCAAGTTAACCGAAGCACCGGCTTTGAGCTTGTTGAGCAATGTGGTGTTGCCGCCGATTTGCACGCTGGTCCGTTTCAGCGTGGCAAAGTCCGTGATGCCTTTCTGGGAAGTGTTGTTGACGTTGAGACTGAAGTTCTGGTCTTTGTTTCCCCCTGCCAGGTTCACGCCATTCGTAATGAGGTGGCCAAGCTGAAAATAATCCTTGATGTTGTTGGGATAGGCTTGGTACGGGATGGGCGTGCCATCAGGCCGCTTCAACGCCCCTATTCCGTTTACGACCGTTGGGGTAGTGCCAAACCGCGGTCCCCAGGAGTTGGTCGTGCCTGAGTTGATATCTCCGTTGGCCGTGGTCAATACGCCGAACGTACCCTGGCCGTAGTCGTTTTGGAACTTGGGCAGGCCATATACTTGCTGCACGCTATAGCCGGAATTGACGGTTACTTCCAGCTTTTTGTTTAGGTTCCGGCCCGATTTGGTGGTGATGATGATGGCACCCGAGGCAGCCCGCGAACCATACAAAGCCGCCGCCGCCGGGCCTTTCAGCACGTTGATGCTTTCGATGTTGTTGGGGTCGATGTCCAAGGCGCGGTTAGAGGTTTGGGCGGCGCCTAGGGTACCCAATGTTGTGCCGTTGGTTACGTCCAAGGAGTTGCTGATCGGAATCCCATCGACCACAAACAACGGCTGGTTGCTGCCCTGCAACGACGTGATGCCGCGGATGTTGATGTTGGTCGAGGAGCCCGGCAGACCGCTGGCACTGGTGATGTTTACGCCCGAAACCTTGCCGGCCAGTGCATTCAGCACGTTGGGTTCCGACCGCTGGGCAATTTCATCGCCTTTGATCTGCTGCTGGGTAGTGTTTACTTCCCGAATATCCCGCTCGATGCCCAGCGCCGTTACCACTACTTCTTTCAGCTGCTTCGTATCCGAAGCCAGCGCCAGGTTAATCTGCGATTCGCTGCCTATCGCCCGCTCGACCGTGGTATAGCCGATCGAGCTGAATACGAGCGTGCCTCCTGAGGCCGGAACACTGAGCGTGTACGTACCGTCGGCGCCCGTTGAGATGCCGTTCGTAGTGCCTTTCACCAATACCGTTACACCGGGCAAACCTTCCCCGGATTGGGCATCAGTCACCTTCCCAGATACGCTTCTGTTCTGGGCCGTCACCTGCTGAAGCAGCGTGACCATGAGTAGTATACTCATGAGTAAAAATCTTTTCATGCAGAAGTGAATGAAGTTGAAAAATGAGCAAAATGAACAAGGCTAAATCTCAAGCTAGAAGGAAATTTTTTCTCAAAAAAGTAAAACCTGCAACTTTTCACAAGTCTCTGAATTCATACACCCACACGGGCTATAATGTTATGTTTTAAGCAGATATGTTTTTCAAGTCGAAGCTCCGCCGTTGAAACGCCTGTCAGAAATAGCTAATGCTTTTCGCTGCTTTTTGCGCCGGCCAACTCCTGTGTAAGTATAAAAACCGGCATCTTTGGCTCCACCAATGGCGTCGTCTCCCCTGCTTTTAGCTTCCGTACTCAAGCCCGTGGACGACACGCGCATGTTTGAAAAATTTGGGCGCACCCTCGCCAGCCGACCTGACCTAGAGGTACACATAGCCGGCCGCCGCGCCCCACACCCACGCAACGCCCCGAGTAACCTCCACACCCACGAGCTGC
This window encodes:
- a CDS encoding 2,3,4,5-tetrahydropyridine-2,6-dicarboxylate N-succinyltransferase, which codes for MNNLQATIEAAWADRSLLQQAATTDAIHAVIEELDKGRLRVAEPGATDADEWKVNDWVKKAVILYFPIQQMETIELKPFEYRDKMRLKTGYEAQGVRVVPPATARYGAYLAPGVIMMPSYVNIGAWVGEGTMVDTWATVGSCAQVGSGVHLSGGVGLGGVLEPVQAAPVIIEDGAFIGSRSILVEGCRVGKEAVIGAGVTITGSTRIIDVTGSEPKEYRGYVPARSVVIPGSLPKQFPAGEYHVPCALIIGQRKPSTDLKTSLNDALREYNVSV
- a CDS encoding SusC/RagA family TonB-linked outer membrane protein, which gives rise to MKRFLLMSILLMVTLLQQVTAQNRSVSGKVTDAQSGEGLPGVTVLVKGTTNGISTGADGTYTLSVPASGGTLVFSSIGYTTVERAIGSESQINLALASDTKQLKEVVVTALGIERDIREVNTTQQQIKGDEIAQRSEPNVLNALAGKVSGVNITSASGLPGSSTNINIRGITSLQGSNQPLFVVDGIPISNSLDVTNGTTLGTLGAAQTSNRALDIDPNNIESINVLKGPAAAALYGSRAASGAIIITTKSGRNLNKKLEVTVNSGYSVQQVYGLPKFQNDYGQGTFGVLTTANGDINSGTTNSWGPRFGTTPTVVNGIGALKRPDGTPIPYQAYPNNIKDYFQLGHLITNGVNLAGGNKDQNFSLNVNNTSQKGITDFATLKRTSVQIGGNTTLLNKLKAGASVNLISTNQLGPLVGNGSSAFGTLVSVPRSYDLMGLPYADPVTNRSVFFSGLDNPRWNLANNPTTSNLTRFINVANLSYEFAPWLNVAYRAGLDTYTDRRKQVYAVGAARLPTGQVLDQSIFRSEINGDLLITLKKERVLVNGLSANLLLGQNINQRRFQTISAQADNILVPGFENTSVGAVFSNGTRETSSLQRLLGYYTQLSLAYNNYLFVDVTGRIDQSSTLPKKKNTYFFPSATAGFVFSDAFKISNDFFSYGKIRANIAKVGRDADPYALETYYNVTSVGNNVASVSFPLNGAGGFAISTILGNPNLKPEFTRSYEGGVNLGFFNNRLTFDLTYYYSISDNQIVPVTVPATSGFTQHYDNVGRLDNKGFEGLMTITPFRTDNFRWDVTANYTRNRNKVVRLAPGITRARINGSGFIGSLPFIVEGQPYGVIVGGKKARTPDGQYIIDGRTGLFVADIQNEVIANPNIKWQGGITNTFSYRGINFSFLVDTRQGGDVLSFTNGFYRSAGALAETGKNRELPRIIPGVIANGDGTYRPNNIQIDAQSYWQAFGLQSDLNVYDATVYRLREVSLGYDLPKSLLTNLPFGQIGVSLTGRNLFYYAPNANFDPELNTQGAGNIRGLDLQGPPNARTYGANIRFTF
- a CDS encoding SusD/RagB family nutrient-binding outer membrane lipoprotein, with the translated sequence MKQLLIIRYCLGAVLALAAVACKKDEFLDVNTDPNRPLVVPPSVLLTGAEITTGFAVGNDLGRVTELLIQHTAGIANQPRSYDTYLLRGNYDNQWNLELYGGALTNSQQIIIATQEASPQYAGIAKLLKAYNFAFTTDLWGDIPYSQALQGQSGNLQPRFDKQQDIYEGNSSLGIQSLFDLVREGLADLDKASVLKPAADDVIYKGVIANWKKFGNTLLLKFANTISKKDPAFANKVIAEVLAKGATAYISSNAEDFQVAFGTTVGNQNPFYAYNYVTRPDDQMLSQRFLDSLNVNKDPRLPLFFTSTPGPVAAPTNTTATSTPFGFFTGFVNGNPAAAPIRTNRSRYAPYVVGASGEAPVRIVTNFQRAFILAEYYLSLQDNVNAQRYFQEGITASMTKAGVAAADITKYFADNPKIVTLAGSDTRKLNQIITQKWIAWVGNGYEAYNDYRRTGFPRLPLATNASSESPTEIPSRLYYPNAEIAANSQNIPTPQPLTTVPVWWATK
- a CDS encoding isoaspartyl peptidase/L-asparaginase family protein, coding for MGKYVIIIHGGAVQTDPSTIPPEKEAKLKAGLAQALHAGWEILHKGGSALDAVEAAVRAMEDNEDFNAGRGGMFTLNGEVETEASIMDGATLQGGAVSCVKLVKNPISLARAVMEKCKHTFLTAEGAQEFALAQGLPLEAPHYFKTEPQRQEWMEILQEQAVEHADRHDTVGAVALDQEGNLAVATSTGGIEGKLKGRVGDSCIYGGGTYANNEVCAASCTGDGEIIMLGALAHEVYALCKYKDLPIAEAVREAISMYADKLEGDRGIIALDPQGNFALESNTNVMRRAYRINDEEPFVDIWMDKKA